In Hasllibacter sp. MH4015, the following proteins share a genomic window:
- a CDS encoding EF-hand domain-containing protein: MSLWKAGILALMIPAALAAPAFAQDQGDRPGPRFIFEELDADNSGAVTLEELQAAGENRFARADTDGDGNLTRAELIAQGQGRIEARVDRMLERADSDGNGMLTQAELEEAREDRGRHSRRGPSPERIFERLDANGDGEVTQAEFDEGVARFIERMGNRRGGN; the protein is encoded by the coding sequence ATGTCCCTATGGAAAGCAGGCATCCTTGCCCTGATGATCCCCGCCGCCCTGGCCGCCCCGGCCTTTGCCCAGGATCAGGGCGACCGCCCCGGCCCGCGCTTCATCTTCGAGGAGCTGGACGCGGACAATAGCGGCGCCGTGACGCTGGAGGAATTGCAGGCGGCAGGAGAGAACCGGTTCGCCCGCGCCGATACCGACGGCGACGGCAACCTGACCCGGGCGGAGCTGATCGCGCAGGGTCAGGGCCGGATCGAGGCCCGCGTCGACCGGATGCTGGAACGCGCAGACAGCGACGGCAACGGGATGCTGACCCAGGCCGAGCTGGAAGAGGCGCGCGAGGATCGCGGCCGCCATTCCCGCCGCGGCCCGAGCCCGGAGCGCATCTTCGAGCGTCTGGACGCCAATGGCGACGGAGAGGTCACGCAGGCCGAGTTCGACGAGGGCGTCGCGCGCTTCATCGAGCGGATGGGCAACCGGCGCGGCGGCAACTGA
- a CDS encoding DUF983 domain-containing protein, which yields MDTHPDTPHSGLPDDQTLYTPARAERPAWPAIAKGLRHRCPNCGEGALYEGYLKLRKGCPACGEDLSHARADDGPAYLSILLTAKVMGTLQLLTYELYQPEPWVLALTFSIGVTVMALALLPRFKGLIVGVQWAKRMHGF from the coding sequence ATGGACACGCATCCCGACACCCCGCATTCCGGCCTGCCCGATGACCAGACGCTCTACACCCCCGCGCGGGCGGAGCGTCCGGCCTGGCCCGCCATCGCCAAGGGCCTGCGCCACCGCTGCCCCAATTGCGGCGAGGGCGCGCTGTACGAAGGGTATCTCAAGCTGCGCAAGGGATGCCCCGCCTGCGGGGAGGATCTGAGCCATGCGCGCGCCGATGACGGGCCCGCTTACCTCTCGATCCTGCTGACCGCCAAGGTCATGGGCACGCTGCAATTGTTGACCTATGAGCTTTACCAGCCGGAGCCTTGGGTTCTCGCGCTCACCTTCTCCATCGGGGTGACGGTGATGGCGCTGGCGCTGCTGCCGCGCTTCAAGGGGCTGATCGTGGGCGTGCAATGGGCCAAGCGGATGCACGGATTTTGA
- a CDS encoding NUDIX hydrolase → MGQADARILNDPAPIRDAATVIVLRDAATRPRVLMGQRGKDAAFMPSKFVFPGGAVDVVDADIPFARPLRPDCLSRLSDGGADANALMAAGVRELWEETGLLLGTRDARAADITAPRGWRGYLATGHLPDGEAMEYVFRAITPPGRPRRFDARFFLVEDSALGSDADDFSGAEDELNHLQWIPLDEVRGFDMPFITEVVLAELAARVEGRATPGVPFFDNSTEESRFRRL, encoded by the coding sequence ATGGGCCAAGCGGATGCACGGATTTTGAACGACCCCGCCCCGATCCGCGATGCGGCCACTGTGATCGTGTTGCGCGACGCGGCCACGCGGCCCCGGGTGCTGATGGGCCAGCGCGGCAAGGACGCGGCCTTCATGCCGTCGAAATTCGTCTTTCCCGGCGGGGCCGTCGATGTGGTGGATGCCGACATCCCCTTCGCCCGCCCGCTGCGCCCCGATTGCCTCAGCCGCCTGTCCGATGGCGGGGCCGATGCCAACGCGCTGATGGCCGCAGGCGTGCGCGAATTGTGGGAGGAGACGGGATTGCTCCTTGGCACGCGCGATGCCCGCGCCGCCGACATCACCGCGCCCCGCGGCTGGCGCGGCTACCTGGCGACCGGCCACCTGCCCGACGGGGAGGCGATGGAATACGTCTTCCGCGCCATCACGCCCCCGGGCCGCCCGCGCCGCTTCGATGCCCGCTTTTTCCTGGTGGAGGACAGCGCGCTTGGCTCGGACGCCGATGACTTCTCGGGCGCCGAGGATGAGCTGAACCATCTGCAATGGATACCGCTCGATGAGGTGCGCGGCTTCGACATGCCCTTCATCACCGAGGTCGTGCTGGCCGAACTGGCCGCCCGCGTCGAAGGCCGCGCCACACCCGGCGTGCCGTTCTTTGACAATTCGACCGAGGAAAGCCGGTTCCGGCGGCTCTGA